One genomic segment of Chitinophaga sancti includes these proteins:
- a CDS encoding ABC transporter permease, with product MVKKEVADQVHSWRFIIMALLILLTWIGSMYVSLSNIRAAMENVREQDTVYFYLKLLTTTDRSLPPFHVFIGFLGPLLGIALGFDAINAEQSNGTLIRLMAQPVYRDSLLNAKFTGSLIVVSILFFSLNMLMVGGGMLITGVHIEGAEFVRILCFVVLSVIYVAFWLNLSILLSVKFKQSATSALTAIAIWLFFTVFYPILVQIILKGILPDPNTLSPEQMVIYNQIRHNFLLVIPSQMYADGTTTLLMPVVRSMGPLSMEQMAMAVPSPLPLRESLLITWPQVSGLIAATVACFALSYWLFMRREIRT from the coding sequence ATGGTAAAGAAGGAGGTGGCTGACCAGGTGCATAGCTGGCGGTTCATCATTATGGCCCTGTTGATCCTGCTCACCTGGATAGGATCGATGTATGTATCGCTGTCCAATATCAGGGCGGCGATGGAGAATGTACGGGAGCAGGATACCGTGTATTTTTACCTGAAATTACTGACCACAACAGACCGGTCATTACCACCGTTTCATGTATTCATCGGGTTCTTAGGGCCTTTGCTGGGCATTGCTTTAGGCTTTGATGCGATCAATGCTGAGCAGAGCAATGGTACGCTGATCCGGTTGATGGCGCAACCTGTATACAGGGATTCGTTGTTGAATGCGAAGTTCACCGGATCACTGATCGTAGTGAGTATCCTGTTCTTTTCACTGAACATGCTGATGGTAGGCGGGGGTATGCTGATCACCGGTGTACATATAGAAGGCGCTGAGTTTGTGCGCATACTTTGCTTTGTGGTATTGAGTGTAATTTATGTGGCGTTCTGGCTAAACCTCTCCATATTATTATCAGTGAAGTTTAAACAATCGGCTACTTCGGCATTGACGGCGATTGCCATCTGGTTGTTTTTTACGGTGTTTTATCCTATCCTGGTACAGATTATCCTAAAAGGAATCTTACCTGATCCGAATACTCTGAGTCCGGAGCAAATGGTGATCTACAACCAGATCAGGCACAACTTCCTGCTTGTGATACCGAGCCAGATGTATGCAGATGGAACGACAACGTTGTTAATGCCGGTGGTAAGGAGTATGGGACCTTTGTCGATGGAGCAGATGGCGATGGCGGTGCCATCACCCTTGCCATTGAGAGAGAGCCTGTTGATCACCTGGCCGCAGGTGAGTGGGTTGATAGCGGCTACCGTGGCCTGCTTTGCCCTGTCTTACTGGTTATTTATGAGAAGAGAGATCAGAACTTAA
- a CDS encoding family 43 glycosylhydrolase, with protein sequence MKRTLLLLGLTVLTLLHGCTKPESEQRLSGSSTFKAVTAASTSVIFTNPLPSLDNGSYYDPWVINIGGYFYYCGSDGGRLWITKSATLENLLQQTKTYIFTPPSGTGYSGELWAPELHYLNGKWYVYFAADDGTNANHRMYVLEGGTDASNPLNGTYSFKTKLNATTDRWAIDGHPFVYNSQLYFVWSGWEGTTNVSQYLYIAKMSNPYTIDGDRVEISRPDYSWEQVGTPTVNEGPTSLISGNTVHIIYSASGSWTNDYCLGRITCTNGNLLSKASWTKNSTAVFSRFGNVYGPGHASFVKSPDNIQNWIVYHAANSDGSGWDRRVMAQQFSWIGDEPFFGYPIEKGIPVPAPSIGPGYAMPIANGTYRIKSKVTSQCVDVPNAASTAGLQIQEYTDNGTNAQKWVFTSLGNGYYTITNVASGLNLDNAGASTAAGNILIQWTDNGNAAQHWRVQDMGGGYYKLINQRSLLALNVPYSNQTPGTKLEQWYENQYDAELWQIIP encoded by the coding sequence ATGAAAAGAACCCTTCTGCTACTTGGCCTCACCGTGCTCACACTCCTGCACGGCTGTACAAAGCCAGAATCTGAGCAAAGACTATCAGGTTCCTCCACGTTTAAAGCTGTCACCGCCGCCAGCACTTCGGTCATCTTTACAAATCCTTTACCATCACTCGACAACGGTAGTTATTACGATCCATGGGTGATTAACATTGGCGGGTATTTTTATTATTGTGGTTCCGACGGCGGGCGTTTATGGATTACAAAGTCGGCTACACTTGAAAACCTTTTACAGCAGACAAAGACTTACATTTTCACACCACCATCCGGTACGGGATATAGCGGGGAGCTGTGGGCGCCTGAGCTGCATTACCTGAATGGCAAATGGTATGTGTACTTTGCTGCAGATGATGGTACGAATGCCAATCACCGTATGTATGTACTGGAAGGTGGCACGGATGCCAGCAATCCACTGAACGGTACTTACAGTTTCAAGACGAAGCTGAATGCTACTACTGATCGTTGGGCGATAGACGGACATCCGTTTGTGTACAACAGTCAGTTGTATTTTGTATGGTCAGGATGGGAAGGTACGACGAACGTATCCCAGTACCTCTACATCGCGAAGATGAGTAACCCTTATACCATCGATGGGGACAGGGTTGAAATCTCCAGACCAGATTATTCATGGGAGCAGGTAGGTACACCTACGGTAAATGAAGGCCCTACTTCCCTGATCAGCGGCAACACGGTGCACATTATTTATTCTGCCAGTGGCAGCTGGACGAACGATTATTGTTTGGGACGGATCACCTGTACAAACGGGAACCTGTTGTCCAAAGCTTCCTGGACAAAAAATTCAACGGCTGTATTTTCCAGGTTCGGAAATGTGTATGGTCCCGGTCATGCTTCTTTTGTGAAGTCACCGGATAATATCCAGAACTGGATTGTATACCATGCGGCAAACAGTGATGGCAGTGGATGGGATAGAAGGGTAATGGCGCAGCAGTTTAGCTGGATAGGAGATGAGCCTTTCTTTGGGTACCCGATAGAAAAGGGAATACCGGTACCGGCGCCTTCAATTGGACCTGGTTATGCAATGCCCATTGCGAATGGCACTTACCGGATCAAATCAAAAGTGACTTCACAGTGTGTGGATGTACCGAATGCCGCTTCTACGGCTGGTTTACAAATCCAGGAGTATACGGATAACGGAACGAATGCACAAAAGTGGGTATTTACCTCATTGGGTAATGGGTATTACACGATTACGAATGTGGCGTCAGGGTTGAACCTGGATAATGCAGGTGCGTCTACAGCTGCGGGGAATATCCTGATACAGTGGACGGACAATGGGAATGCGGCGCAACATTGGAGAGTGCAGGATATGGGGGGTGGATATTATAAACTCATCAATCAAAGGAGTTTGCTGGCGCTAA
- the xth gene encoding exodeoxyribonuclease III, whose translation MKIATYNVNGVNGHLAVLLRWLTETTPDVVCLQELKAPQEKFPEAAILEAGYTAIWHGQKSWNGVAILSRIGKPEEVRRVLPGDPEDLHSRYIEAVVNGITIACLYLPNGNPAPGPKYDYKLGWFKRLHAHAQELMDSGKPVIILGDYNVIPTEKDVYKPASWVTDALFLPQTREAFELLKSQGWTDALRKLYPEETIYTFYDYFRNAYGRNAGLRIDHFLVSPDVEKRLIAGGVDKEVRGWEKTSDHCPVWITITD comes from the coding sequence ATGAAAATAGCTACTTATAATGTGAATGGGGTGAATGGCCACCTGGCAGTATTACTCCGCTGGTTGACAGAAACAACGCCGGATGTGGTGTGCTTGCAGGAACTGAAAGCGCCACAGGAAAAGTTTCCGGAAGCAGCGATCCTCGAAGCAGGATATACCGCCATCTGGCACGGACAAAAGAGCTGGAATGGGGTGGCAATCCTGTCTCGCATCGGCAAACCTGAAGAAGTAAGAAGAGTGTTGCCCGGTGATCCTGAAGATCTGCATAGCCGGTATATAGAAGCTGTTGTAAATGGTATCACCATTGCATGTTTGTATCTGCCAAATGGAAACCCGGCTCCGGGACCAAAGTATGATTATAAGTTAGGATGGTTCAAGCGGCTGCATGCACATGCACAGGAATTGATGGACAGTGGTAAACCAGTGATTATACTCGGTGATTACAATGTGATCCCTACGGAGAAAGATGTATATAAACCTGCCAGCTGGGTCACTGATGCGCTCTTTTTGCCACAAACCCGTGAAGCGTTTGAGCTACTGAAGTCGCAGGGGTGGACAGATGCATTACGGAAATTATACCCGGAAGAAACCATCTATACCTTTTACGATTATTTCCGTAATGCGTATGGTAGAAATGCGGGTTTAAGAATAGATCATTTTTTGGTAAGTCCGGATGTAGAAAAACGATTGATAGCCGGCGGCGTGGATAAGGAAGTGAGGGGATGGGAGAAGACAAGCGACCACTGTCCGGTATGGATTACAATAACAGACTAA
- a CDS encoding helix-turn-helix domain-containing protein, which translates to MYTRKIPRLYNCSLEVTMEVMGGKWKPFIICYLQHGPKRPSELLKMINGASKRVISQQLKELEDHEIVAKNVYAEVPLRTEYYLTDFGNELLPVVLMMEQWGRKYQPHLENKRTA; encoded by the coding sequence ATGTATACAAGGAAAATCCCCCGTTTATATAATTGTTCGCTGGAAGTGACGATGGAAGTAATGGGCGGAAAATGGAAGCCGTTTATCATCTGTTACCTGCAGCATGGTCCAAAACGGCCCAGTGAACTGCTCAAAATGATCAATGGCGCCAGCAAACGGGTGATCAGTCAGCAGCTGAAAGAGCTGGAAGACCACGAAATTGTCGCTAAGAACGTATATGCCGAAGTGCCGCTGCGTACGGAATACTACCTGACCGACTTCGGAAATGAGCTGTTACCTGTCGTTTTGATGATGGAGCAATGGGGTAGAAAGTATCAGCCGCACCTGGAAAATAAGCGGACTGCCTGA
- a CDS encoding ABC transporter ATP-binding protein, with protein sequence MEQPIIEIHGLSKTYGSLKAVDNLNLTIQQGEIFGLLGPNGAGKSTTILMLLGLTEPTAGTAHICGLNASRHPIPVKRKVGYMPDNVGFYNELSALENLKYIGRLNDIPEDEVEAAAREMLISVGLEAAIHKKAGTFSRGMKQRLGLADVLIKRPEVIILDEPTLGIDPAGVKDFLELIRRLNQEQGITILLSSHHLHQVQQVCSRVGIFVGGHLLADGSVETLAANLFKADPHVVQVTLQNAAGLSEQDLLQLPGVTKVNIVDAAVEISGQADNTPDIVRYFVHKGYDVTGVQKRTYGLDEIYQRYFENNLKENEVQNEKSTGLFQRSFLGRFKKR encoded by the coding sequence ATGGAACAACCAATTATAGAGATACATGGGTTATCCAAAACCTATGGGTCTTTGAAAGCCGTCGATAATCTCAACCTCACCATTCAGCAGGGAGAGATCTTCGGACTGCTGGGACCTAATGGCGCCGGAAAATCGACCACTATATTAATGCTGCTGGGGCTTACAGAGCCTACAGCTGGTACCGCTCACATCTGCGGATTGAATGCTTCCCGCCATCCCATTCCTGTAAAACGAAAGGTGGGTTACATGCCGGACAACGTTGGTTTTTACAACGAACTCTCTGCACTGGAAAACCTGAAATACATCGGCAGACTGAATGACATTCCTGAAGATGAAGTGGAAGCTGCTGCCCGTGAAATGCTCATTTCCGTAGGCCTGGAAGCCGCTATTCACAAGAAAGCCGGCACCTTTTCCCGTGGTATGAAACAGCGACTGGGACTGGCAGATGTATTGATCAAACGCCCGGAAGTGATCATTCTCGATGAACCTACTTTGGGAATTGATCCAGCAGGTGTAAAAGATTTCCTGGAACTGATCAGGAGACTGAACCAGGAGCAGGGCATCACCATTCTCTTATCTTCTCATCACCTGCACCAGGTACAGCAGGTTTGCAGCAGAGTGGGCATTTTCGTAGGCGGACACCTGTTAGCCGACGGAAGTGTGGAAACACTGGCGGCTAACCTGTTCAAAGCTGATCCACACGTAGTACAGGTTACGCTGCAAAACGCAGCAGGCTTGTCGGAACAGGACCTACTGCAATTGCCGGGTGTTACGAAAGTAAACATCGTGGATGCAGCGGTGGAGATTTCCGGGCAGGCAGACAATACCCCTGACATTGTACGATACTTTGTACATAAGGGATATGATGTAACCGGCGTGCAAAAACGGACGTATGGTCTGGATGAAATTTATCAACGTTATTTTGAAAATAATTTAAAGGAAAACGAGGTACAAAATGAAAAGTCTACTGGCTTATTCCAAAGGTCATTCCTTGGCAGGTTCAAAAAGCGTTAG
- a CDS encoding antibiotic biosynthesis monooxygenase: MIARTPTPPYYAVIFTSLRTEVEEGYKDTATLMVELAQAQPGYLGVEPARDGVGITVSYWESLEAIRNWKQQADHLIAQQLGREKWYEQYKTRICLVERDYGFDKE, from the coding sequence ATGATAGCCCGTACACCCACACCACCCTATTACGCAGTTATATTTACATCACTCAGAACGGAGGTAGAAGAAGGTTACAAAGACACTGCTACCCTGATGGTGGAACTGGCGCAGGCACAGCCAGGATATTTGGGCGTGGAGCCTGCACGCGATGGAGTGGGCATTACCGTTTCTTATTGGGAGAGCCTTGAAGCAATCCGTAACTGGAAGCAACAGGCGGATCACCTGATTGCGCAGCAGCTGGGGCGGGAGAAATGGTATGAGCAGTATAAGACGAGGATTTGCCTGGTAGAAAGAGATTATGGTTTTGATAAAGAATAA
- a CDS encoding NEW3 domain-containing protein has protein sequence MSATTTKHQRRMTRSLYLFVLLFSNQVWAQAVNKSSPPFTARLMNIEAAANTTFNYNTKLKNVAPVSRVFQLFAGLPPGWNANFKVEGMSVTSVNIDSNRTADITIEIVPTLDTKPGKYEIPVTALVGSDSLKLNLEAVIKGTYGVSLTTPSGKLSEDVTEGSTKELQLVIKNTGTIALDNLDLSAQNPSQWQLTFAPAKVLHLEAGADTTIVATLQVPDKTLAGDYMTNVTVRNNNANAKADFRITVKTSVLTGWLGLVIILIALGAVYFLIRKYGRR, from the coding sequence ATGTCAGCTACTACAACAAAGCATCAGCGCCGGATGACGCGCAGTCTGTATTTATTCGTATTATTATTCAGCAACCAGGTCTGGGCACAGGCAGTCAACAAATCTTCTCCACCGTTCACTGCCAGATTAATGAACATCGAGGCCGCAGCCAACACCACGTTTAACTACAATACCAAATTAAAAAACGTAGCACCCGTATCCAGGGTATTCCAGCTCTTTGCAGGATTGCCTCCCGGATGGAACGCGAATTTTAAGGTAGAAGGAATGTCGGTGACTTCTGTAAACATTGATTCCAACAGAACCGCAGATATTACCATCGAAATCGTTCCTACACTGGATACCAAACCAGGTAAATACGAAATCCCTGTTACCGCACTGGTCGGCTCAGATTCCCTGAAACTGAACCTGGAAGCGGTGATCAAAGGTACCTATGGCGTAAGCCTGACCACCCCAAGCGGTAAACTGAGTGAAGATGTAACGGAAGGCAGTACAAAAGAACTGCAACTGGTCATTAAAAATACCGGCACCATCGCCCTGGACAACCTGGATCTCTCTGCACAGAATCCGTCTCAATGGCAACTCACCTTTGCGCCTGCTAAGGTCCTCCACCTGGAAGCCGGTGCCGACACCACTATCGTAGCGACCCTGCAGGTGCCAGACAAAACACTGGCCGGCGACTACATGACCAACGTTACCGTAAGGAATAACAATGCCAATGCGAAAGCAGATTTTCGTATCACCGTCAAGACTTCTGTATTGACAGGCTGGCTGGGTCTGGTCATTATTCTGATCGCCCTGGGCGCTGTTTATTTCCTTATCCGTAAATATGGCAGGCGATAG
- a CDS encoding NAD(P)-dependent alcohol dehydrogenase: MQNRIVQLDKTGIEALKVGTTSIPQPAAHEVVVNIKAVSLNFLDLMIVKGDFPTGLPFPYTPGCDGAGIVTAVGEKVSEWQVGDRVALTYVQNFLSGDGIPLKDAVRIGWQIQGVMADYVTVPDYGLVKLPDSLSFEEAATMPVAGVTAWEGLINIAKIQLGQTVLVQGTGGVSMFALQIARQAGARVIATTSSDAKAMRLKELGADAVINYITHPQWQEEVLRLTGGLGADVTLDVGGKDTIRQSLQAVKVNGLVCTAGGLTGSAITLDVYGDLNLNFKRIAGFAVGSRESFKGLLKAGIRPVIDKVFPVEEVQTAFRELESGGHFGKLVVSF; this comes from the coding sequence ATGCAAAACAGAATCGTACAGTTAGACAAAACTGGAATTGAAGCACTCAAGGTAGGCACTACAAGTATCCCCCAACCGGCAGCGCATGAAGTGGTGGTGAATATAAAAGCAGTGTCGCTGAATTTTCTGGACCTCATGATCGTGAAGGGTGACTTCCCGACCGGACTTCCTTTCCCATATACACCTGGTTGCGATGGAGCGGGAATAGTAACAGCAGTGGGCGAAAAGGTGAGTGAATGGCAGGTGGGTGACAGGGTAGCGCTGACCTATGTACAGAATTTCCTTTCAGGGGATGGGATTCCATTAAAAGATGCGGTACGTATTGGCTGGCAGATACAAGGAGTGATGGCGGATTATGTAACGGTGCCTGATTATGGCCTGGTAAAACTCCCCGATTCCCTCTCCTTTGAGGAGGCGGCAACCATGCCGGTAGCAGGGGTGACAGCATGGGAAGGGCTGATCAATATTGCCAAAATACAATTAGGCCAAACAGTGTTGGTACAGGGCACCGGTGGGGTATCGATGTTTGCCTTGCAGATAGCCCGTCAGGCAGGAGCCAGGGTGATAGCCACGACCAGTTCTGATGCGAAAGCTATGAGGTTAAAAGAATTAGGTGCAGATGCAGTGATCAATTACATCACACATCCGCAGTGGCAGGAGGAGGTGTTACGACTTACAGGAGGGCTCGGGGCAGATGTGACCCTGGATGTAGGCGGTAAGGATACGATCCGGCAATCATTGCAGGCGGTGAAGGTGAATGGACTGGTATGTACTGCCGGTGGGCTGACAGGGTCTGCGATTACACTGGATGTGTATGGAGATCTGAACTTGAATTTTAAGCGGATCGCAGGGTTTGCGGTGGGTAGCAGGGAGAGTTTTAAGGGGTTGTTGAAAGCGGGGATCAGGCCAGTGATTGATAAGGTATTTCCTGTTGAAGAGGTGCAAACGGCATTCAGGGAACTGGAAAGCGGTGGGCATTTTGGTAAACTGGTGGTGAGTTTTTAA